The Thermodesulfobacteriota bacterium genome contains the following window.
TGCTGGATCCAGATAAGAAATAGAATGCATTCTAAAGAAAAGACCGCCGAGGACTATGTGCGCGAGTTGTTAAGTATACCATCCAACTTACGAGTCCTCTCTATAATAAGCATCGGATATCCAGCTGAAAGGAAAAGAAAAGTAAAGCTAGAGGAACTTGAGCACGAAAAGATCTACCGCAATCGATTCGGAGAACGGTAGTGGAGATGGATCGCGTATTCGAAACCGTCAAGGAGTGCCCAAAAGGAAGCAGCATTTATGTTTTCTGAGATTTCGGATACTCTCCAAAGGTCATTCCCGTTGGAGAAAACTATAGATACTTCAACCTTCGCCGCAGTCCCTGTCTTCGCATCGTGAACCCTCGCAGAATAATCGACCAGTTTTACGTTCTCTATGAACGGAAAAACCCTGGTTAGGGATTTTTTGAGTACGTTTGCCAGTGCATCAACGGGTCCAACTCCAGTTGCGGCTTCGTGTGCTTCTTGGCTATCCGTCTTTATTATCACTGTCGCTTCTGGCATATTACCATCGTCTATGAGTCTATAAGAACCAACAACCTCAAAAGGTCTTTTGTAGGAGTCTAATGAGCGAATAAGACTCAACTCTTTTGTTGCGTCTCTTACCTCAATCAACCTTTCCACGTTCCCTTTCCTCCTCAATCAGAAGCTTGTAATCTATGCTGTCTACAAGAGCCTCCCAGCTGGCCTCGATTATATTTTCAGAGACGCCAACGGTCCCCCATACCCTCTTCCCGTCCGAAGTCTCAATGAGCACTCTGATTGGCGCCCTTGTGCCTTCTTCCGTCGTCAAAACCCTTACTTTGTAATCTACAAGTTCCACTTCTTTCAAAGATGGATAGAATTTGTGGAGTGCTTTCCTTAACGCATTGTCTAAGGCGTTGACAGGTCCGCATCCCAAAGCAGCTGTGTGTTCGATCTGATCATTGACTTTAACCATTATAGTAGCCTCTGATACGGGCTTCATCTTACCCTTTTTCTCAACTATTACTCGAAACCCTATGAGATCAAAGTATTTTTTGTGTAGACCAATCACTTTTTTTATGAGCAGCTCTAATGTTCCATCGGCCCCTTCAAATTGGTAGCCAAAAAGTTCCATTTCCTTGATCTTCTTTAAGATCTCTCTTAAGTGTTTCTTATCCTTCTCCGAATCGAGTTCAATTCCAAATTCTTTCGCCTTTTGGATGATATTACTTTCTCCCGAAAGGTCCGACACAAGGACTCTCTGCTTATTACCCACGATTTGGGGGGGTATGTGTTCGTATGTTTCTGGATTCCTTCTTACCGCACTTACGTGTATTCCTCCCTTGTGGGCAAATGCGCTTTCTCCAACGTAAGGTTTCTTCTTGTCAGGAATAAGGTTAGCTATCTCATCGACAGTCAAGCTCAGTCGTCTTAAGTTTTTGAGTTTCTCCTTGTCAATCCCTTCAAGGCCCATCTTAAGAATAACATTCGGTATGACGGAGCACAGATTAGCATTTCCACATCTTTCTCCATACCCATTTATAGTACCTTGCACGTGTACACATCCCGCTTTCACCGCCATTATTGTGTTTGCTACTGCCATTTCCGTATCGTTGTGAGTGTGGATCCCCAATTTCACAGTTATTTTCGGATCCTCCTTAACCTTTTTTACGATCTCGTAAACCTCGTAGGGCATAGAACCCCCGTTTGTATCGCAGAGCACAAGCGCATCCGCACCTGCCATAACTGCAGTATAGAGGACTTTCATCGAGTATTCCGAATTCCTCTTATATCCGTCGAAGAAATGCTCGGCATCAAAGAAAACCTTTTTACCATGTTTTTTTAGGTACTCGATAGTCTTCTCCACCATCCTGAGATTTGTATCGAGCGAAACCCTAAGAGCGTCTTTCACGTGTAAATCCCAGCTTTTGCCAACTATCGTCACATATTCCGTGTCCGCATCAAGGAGAAGTCTTAAAGACTCATCAGATTCGGGGTGAGAAGTCTTCCTTATCGTACTTGAGAAAGCGACTATTTTTGAATTTTTAAGGTGTATTTTTTTGACTTCTCTGAAATAGTGAAGATCCTTTGGATTGGAGGCGGGCCACCCGCCTTCTATGTAGTGGATGCCAAAATCATCTAGGAGCTCAGTTATTCTTAGCTTGTCGTTGAGGGTAAACGAAATGTCCTCCGCCTGGGCACCATCTCTTAAAGTCGTGTCGTAGAACTCTATTGGCAAATGGTCTCCTCCTCTATGTCTTCCTTGTCCAACCCAAATGCGGTATGGAGGGCCTGAACTGCTAGTTCGGCGTATTTGGCCTCAATAACGCACGAGATCTTTATCTCCGATGTTGTGATCGCTTCTATATTTATCCCTTCGGAGGCCAAAGTGGAGAACATCTTTGCAGCAACCCCGTAATGTGATCTCATTCCCGAACCAACAATTGAGACTTTAGCAATGTCCTCATCTAGAGTAACCTCTTCCGCTCCGATCTCTTTAGCCACCTGCTCTGCAATTTTATGCGCTTTTCTTGCATCTCCCTTCGAGACTGTGAAAGTTATGTCAGTATAATTTCCCTTACTTACGTTTTGAACTATTATGTCCACAACGATATTGGCATCGGCAAGGGCCGAAAATATCTTAGCCGCAATTCCGGGTCTGTCTGGGACCTTACTGATCGTGATCTTGGCCTCATTTTTATTGAATGTAACACCAGAAACCACAACCTTTTCCATTGCCATATTCGGTACCTCCTTGCTCACCAACGTTCCCGGTCCCTCCGTGAACGAAGATTTAACGAGGATCGGAACGTTGTATCTTTTTGCCAGCTCAACTGACCGGATCTGCAAGACTTTTGCCCCAAGGCTTGCCATTTCTAACATTTCGTCGTAAGTTATGTAATCCAGTCTTTTCGCCTTAGGACATACATTTGGGTCCGCAGTGAACACTCCATCCACATCAGTATAGATTTCGCAGAGATCCGCACCTAATGCTGCTGCAAGAGCCACAGCCGTCGTGTCCGAGCCTCCTCTCCCTAAAGTTGTTATGTTTCCGTTCTTGTCGATTCCCTGGAACCCTGACACGATCACAACTCTACCTTTATTCAGTTCCGAAAGTATTCTTTCCTTTTCAACCTCAATAATTCTCGCTTTCGTGTAAGTGGAATCTGTGATTATCCTAACCTGGTGCCCCTGAAGGGAAACTGCACTGCAGTACATGCTGTTTAATGTAATCGCCAAAAGGGCCGATACCACTTGCTCTCCCGTAGTTAACAAAACGTCGAGTTCCCTCTCGTCGGGTGTCTTTGTTATGGATGTTGCAAGAGATATGAGTCTGTCCGTCTCACCAGCCATTGCGGATACGACAACAACTAAACTATCTCCTCTCTCTCGGTAAGAAATTATTCTTTTGGCCACATTTTTTATCCTTTCCAAATCTCCAACTGAGGTACCTCCGTACTTCTGAACTACAAGCATCACTTCC
Protein-coding sequences here:
- the cimA gene encoding citramalate synthase, which codes for MPIEFYDTTLRDGAQAEDISFTLNDKLRITELLDDFGIHYIEGGWPASNPKDLHYFREVKKIHLKNSKIVAFSSTIRKTSHPESDESLRLLLDADTEYVTIVGKSWDLHVKDALRVSLDTNLRMVEKTIEYLKKHGKKVFFDAEHFFDGYKRNSEYSMKVLYTAVMAGADALVLCDTNGGSMPYEVYEIVKKVKEDPKITVKLGIHTHNDTEMAVANTIMAVKAGCVHVQGTINGYGERCGNANLCSVIPNVILKMGLEGIDKEKLKNLRRLSLTVDEIANLIPDKKKPYVGESAFAHKGGIHVSAVRRNPETYEHIPPQIVGNKQRVLVSDLSGESNIIQKAKEFGIELDSEKDKKHLREILKKIKEMELFGYQFEGADGTLELLIKKVIGLHKKYFDLIGFRVIVEKKGKMKPVSEATIMVKVNDQIEHTAALGCGPVNALDNALRKALHKFYPSLKEVELVDYKVRVLTTEEGTRAPIRVLIETSDGKRVWGTVGVSENIIEASWEALVDSIDYKLLIEEERERGKVD
- a CDS encoding aspartate kinase, encoding MMLVVQKYGGTSVGDLERIKNVAKRIISYRERGDSLVVVVSAMAGETDRLISLATSITKTPDERELDVLLTTGEQVVSALLAITLNSMYCSAVSLQGHQVRIITDSTYTKARIIEVEKERILSELNKGRVVIVSGFQGIDKNGNITTLGRGGSDTTAVALAAALGADLCEIYTDVDGVFTADPNVCPKAKRLDYITYDEMLEMASLGAKVLQIRSVELAKRYNVPILVKSSFTEGPGTLVSKEVPNMAMEKVVVSGVTFNKNEAKITISKVPDRPGIAAKIFSALADANIVVDIIVQNVSKGNYTDITFTVSKGDARKAHKIAEQVAKEIGAEEVTLDEDIAKVSIVGSGMRSHYGVAAKMFSTLASEGINIEAITTSEIKISCVIEAKYAELAVQALHTAFGLDKEDIEEETICQ